A part of Marinomonas rhizomae genomic DNA contains:
- a CDS encoding cytochrome ubiquinol oxidase subunit I, translating to MINEAVVDLSRFQFAFTALYHYLFVPLTLGMAFLLAIMESVYVITGKQVYKDMVKFWGKLFGINFALGVTTGLTMEFQFGTNWSYYSHYVGDIFGAPLAIEGLMAFFLESTLVGLFFFGWDRLSKVKHLMVTWGVALGSNLSALWILIANGWMQNPVGSEFNYETMRMELVDFGALILNPVAQVKFVHTVSAGYTTGAMFVLVISSYYLLKGRDLAFARRSFAIASAFGLASILSVILLGDESGYELGEVQKVKLAAVEAEWETQEAPADFTLIGFPNQELEETEFAIKIPGLMGLIATRSLDKEVTGIKELKEHNRQRIINGIYANQLLEKLRSGSTDPLVKENFEKVKDDLGYGLLVTAFNEDMNKVTSEEIDQAVEYSIPQVAPLFFAFRIMVGCGFLMLFVFAAAFYQNARRRIGQSPLFLKFIVICLPLPWIANEAGWFVAEYGRQPWAIGEILPVHVAVSSLTATEIWISLAGFGLLYTAFLIAEMYLMIRFAKQGPSSLHTGRYALEQETAQLKQEV from the coding sequence ATGATTAACGAAGCTGTAGTGGATTTATCGCGATTTCAGTTTGCTTTCACTGCTCTGTACCACTATTTGTTTGTCCCTTTAACACTAGGGATGGCTTTCTTATTGGCAATCATGGAGTCTGTCTATGTAATTACCGGTAAGCAAGTCTACAAAGACATGGTGAAGTTTTGGGGTAAACTTTTTGGTATTAACTTTGCGCTAGGTGTAACAACGGGTTTGACAATGGAGTTCCAGTTCGGGACTAACTGGTCTTACTACTCTCATTACGTTGGCGATATTTTTGGTGCCCCTTTGGCCATTGAAGGCTTGATGGCTTTCTTCCTTGAGTCGACATTGGTTGGTTTATTTTTCTTTGGCTGGGATCGCCTCAGTAAAGTGAAACATTTAATGGTGACTTGGGGCGTAGCGCTAGGTTCTAACTTGTCGGCTTTGTGGATCTTGATCGCCAATGGCTGGATGCAAAACCCAGTAGGGTCAGAGTTCAACTACGAAACCATGCGTATGGAACTCGTCGACTTTGGTGCTTTGATATTAAATCCAGTGGCGCAGGTGAAATTTGTTCACACTGTATCGGCTGGCTATACAACAGGGGCGATGTTTGTTCTGGTTATTTCAAGCTACTACTTATTGAAAGGCCGTGACCTTGCGTTTGCTCGTCGCTCTTTTGCCATCGCGTCTGCGTTTGGTTTAGCGTCTATCTTGAGCGTTATCCTTTTAGGTGACGAATCAGGTTATGAGCTAGGCGAAGTGCAAAAAGTGAAATTAGCAGCGGTTGAAGCGGAGTGGGAAACACAAGAAGCACCAGCAGACTTCACCTTAATCGGCTTCCCGAATCAAGAGCTTGAAGAAACCGAATTTGCTATCAAAATTCCTGGGCTAATGGGCTTGATCGCAACACGCTCTCTAGATAAAGAAGTAACGGGCATCAAAGAGCTGAAAGAGCATAACCGCCAACGTATTATCAATGGTATTTATGCCAACCAGTTGCTTGAGAAGTTACGCAGCGGTTCAACGGATCCGCTAGTAAAAGAAAACTTCGAGAAAGTAAAAGACGATCTTGGTTACGGTTTATTGGTAACAGCATTCAACGAAGACATGAACAAAGTGACATCTGAAGAGATCGATCAAGCGGTTGAATACTCTATTCCGCAAGTTGCGCCATTGTTCTTTGCCTTCCGCATCATGGTCGGCTGTGGTTTCCTAATGCTGTTTGTCTTCGCTGCGGCTTTTTACCAAAACGCGCGTCGTCGCATTGGTCAAAGTCCTTTGTTCCTGAAATTTATCGTAATTTGTTTGCCACTTCCTTGGATTGCCAATGAAGCAGGTTGGTTTGTTGCGGAATACGGTCGTCAGCCTTGGGCTATTGGTGAAATATTACCGGTTCATGTTGCGGTCTCTAGCCTAACAGCAACAGAGATCTGGATCAGCCTTGCAGGCTTCGGACTTCTTTACACAGCGTTCCTAATTGCTGAGATGTACTTGATGATTCGCTTTGCGAAACAAGGCCCTTCTAGTTTGCATACTGGGCGTTACGCACTTGAACAAGAAACGGCTCAGCTAAAGCAGGAGGTATAA
- the cydX gene encoding cytochrome bd-I oxidase subunit CydX — MWYFAWVLGVLLACSFGIVNAVWLEFSGYEGEEEQK, encoded by the coding sequence ATGTGGTATTTTGCTTGGGTTCTAGGCGTATTGTTAGCCTGTTCGTTCGGTATTGTTAATGCCGTATGGTTAGAATTTAGCGGCTACGAAGGTGAAGAGGAGCAGAAGTAA
- the cydB gene encoding cytochrome d ubiquinol oxidase subunit II: MDYELLKVIWWVLIGVLLIGFAVTDGFDMGVGSLLKVIGGTDSERRIMINSIAPHWDGNQVWFITAGGALFAAWPVVYATAFSGFYFAMLLVLAALFFRPIGFDYRSKLENTKWRTSWDWGITFGSAVPPIIFGVAFGNLLQGVPFEFDQYMRATYTGSFFALLNPFAILCGLVSLLMLMTQGGAWLQMKTDDALLEKASRITAVTGALAAVLFILAGVWLAYGIDGYVLTSAVDGNAVVTPLMKTAEVQAGAWLANYDKVPALMLAPLIGIAGMLFAALTAVMRKGALSFLSSSLGIAGIIVTAGGSMFPFLMPSSSFPNMSLTMWDATSSENTMMIMFVVACIFVPIVLAYTLWNYFVMYGRLTKKHIEENNHSLY; the protein is encoded by the coding sequence ATGGATTACGAATTATTAAAAGTGATTTGGTGGGTATTGATCGGTGTCTTACTGATTGGTTTCGCTGTGACTGATGGCTTTGATATGGGCGTAGGCAGTCTGCTTAAAGTGATCGGTGGTACGGATTCTGAACGCCGTATCATGATCAACTCGATTGCCCCTCACTGGGACGGCAACCAAGTTTGGTTTATTACAGCTGGCGGTGCGTTATTTGCCGCTTGGCCTGTGGTGTATGCGACAGCCTTCTCTGGTTTCTACTTTGCAATGTTGTTGGTTTTGGCCGCGCTATTCTTTCGCCCAATTGGCTTTGACTACCGTTCAAAACTAGAAAATACCAAATGGCGTACAAGCTGGGACTGGGGAATCACTTTTGGTTCAGCTGTTCCGCCAATTATTTTCGGTGTAGCGTTTGGTAACTTATTGCAAGGCGTGCCGTTCGAATTTGATCAATATATGCGTGCCACTTACACCGGTTCTTTCTTTGCTCTGCTAAACCCATTTGCGATTCTTTGTGGTTTGGTCAGCTTGCTAATGCTAATGACGCAAGGCGGTGCTTGGTTACAAATGAAGACAGATGATGCGCTACTTGAAAAAGCCAGTCGTATCACTGCAGTCACAGGTGCCTTGGCCGCTGTGTTGTTCATCTTAGCGGGTGTGTGGTTGGCTTACGGTATTGATGGTTATGTTTTGACCAGCGCTGTTGATGGCAATGCAGTTGTAACACCTTTGATGAAAACAGCAGAAGTTCAAGCTGGCGCTTGGTTGGCTAACTATGACAAAGTGCCTGCACTTATGTTGGCTCCGCTTATCGGTATTGCAGGTATGTTGTTCGCAGCACTGACTGCCGTGATGAGAAAAGGCGCTTTGTCTTTCTTGAGTTCATCACTGGGCATTGCTGGCATTATCGTGACAGCTGGTGGGTCAATGTTCCCATTCTTGATGCCGTCTTCAAGTTTTCCAAACATGAGTTTGACTATGTGGGATGCGACGTCTAGTGAAAACACCATGATGATTATGTTTGTGGTGGCTTGTATCTTCGTACCGATTGTTCTGGCTTACACGTTATGGAACTACTTTGTGATGTATGGTCGTCTGACTAAGAAACACATCGAAGAAAACAATCATTCACTTTACTAG
- the cydD gene encoding thiol reductant ABC exporter subunit CydD, with amino-acid sequence MKQHKETKKARRAGRVKTSEGVFLDELASQQSSKYRIAQGFGVLFAVSLVLQAWALANVFSDMALHQSFSLSLLVLGLFALLLRALANFGRERICTSASRDIRYGLRRKLVSHLTNLGPARLRIEEDAALSTRVYEQVDALDDFFSRYKPQVFMVTLIPCVILLSVVSISWIAFFVFMMTAPLVIIFMIFVGHKAAQANRRQFNVLAMLSNQFMDLSQGLSELKRLNRTGEARERLSDSATSYQKTTMGVLVLAFLSTATLELFASLSIAMIALYLGLGLLEVLPWQVGSSPVTLTQAMFLLLLAPEFYLPLRQLGNDYHAKQKAEAAATDLLDILQTPVHASTSHQENTGLAVLNTLKSIQFKDLSWQEEGRYRLAPITANIAQGERVWLSGESGVGKSSLLHLLLGFEEGFDGQCLINGQPFSELNLASWRAKLVWLPQTPEWVNGSIRRNLLLGLGGKEGAELPNEEEIQTALIKSQCDEFIQLLPDGLDTKLTELGAGLSGGQMQRLSIARALLSKADLWLLDEPCSGLDNDTAQAVLDTLKTASQGKTLLIVSHDTHPIAWADKHWALTKGGLYEQSRKENRQALA; translated from the coding sequence ATGAAACAGCACAAGGAAACAAAAAAGGCGCGTCGAGCTGGCCGAGTGAAAACATCTGAAGGTGTATTTCTAGATGAACTAGCCAGTCAGCAATCATCAAAGTATCGAATTGCTCAAGGCTTTGGTGTGTTGTTTGCAGTGTCTTTGGTGTTGCAAGCTTGGGCGTTAGCGAATGTGTTTTCAGACATGGCGCTACACCAGTCTTTTTCCTTGTCTCTTTTAGTCTTGGGGTTATTTGCTCTATTACTACGTGCCTTGGCGAACTTTGGCCGAGAACGTATTTGCACCAGCGCAAGCCGCGATATTCGTTACGGCTTGCGACGTAAATTGGTGTCGCATCTGACAAATCTTGGGCCAGCGCGCCTAAGAATAGAAGAAGATGCGGCGCTTTCTACTCGTGTTTATGAACAAGTAGATGCGTTAGACGATTTTTTTAGTCGCTATAAACCACAAGTGTTTATGGTGACCCTAATCCCTTGCGTGATCCTACTGTCAGTCGTTTCTATTTCTTGGATCGCCTTCTTTGTTTTCATGATGACCGCGCCTTTGGTCATTATCTTCATGATCTTTGTGGGTCATAAAGCCGCGCAAGCCAACCGTCGTCAATTCAATGTCTTGGCCATGTTATCCAATCAGTTCATGGACTTAAGCCAAGGCTTATCAGAACTCAAACGCCTTAACAGAACTGGCGAAGCACGCGAGCGTTTGTCCGACAGTGCTACTTCATACCAAAAGACAACCATGGGGGTTTTGGTATTAGCGTTTTTATCAACGGCTACGTTAGAACTTTTCGCCTCATTATCCATTGCCATGATTGCCTTATACTTGGGGCTAGGCTTATTAGAAGTCTTACCATGGCAAGTGGGCAGCTCCCCCGTTACCTTGACGCAAGCTATGTTTCTTTTACTGCTTGCGCCAGAATTTTATTTACCGCTTCGACAGCTTGGCAACGATTACCACGCCAAACAAAAAGCCGAAGCCGCCGCGACGGATTTGTTAGATATTTTACAAACACCAGTGCATGCATCCACTTCACACCAAGAGAACACTGGATTAGCTGTTTTAAATACGTTGAAATCCATTCAATTCAAAGACTTGAGCTGGCAGGAAGAGGGGCGTTATCGTCTCGCGCCAATTACGGCCAATATTGCCCAGGGCGAACGAGTTTGGCTGAGTGGTGAATCGGGTGTGGGTAAATCCAGTCTATTGCATTTGTTACTAGGTTTTGAAGAAGGCTTTGATGGGCAGTGCTTGATCAATGGTCAGCCATTCTCAGAATTAAATTTGGCCTCTTGGCGAGCCAAACTGGTTTGGTTGCCACAAACACCAGAATGGGTAAACGGCAGCATTCGTCGTAATTTACTCTTAGGGCTGGGTGGCAAAGAGGGCGCAGAGCTACCAAATGAAGAAGAGATACAAACAGCGCTCATAAAAAGCCAGTGCGACGAATTTATACAGCTGCTTCCCGATGGGTTAGATACCAAACTAACCGAATTAGGAGCAGGGCTTTCTGGCGGGCAAATGCAGCGTCTTTCTATTGCCAGAGCCTTATTATCAAAAGCCGATTTATGGTTACTCGACGAGCCTTGCTCTGGCTTGGATAATGACACAGCACAAGCGGTACTCGACACACTTAAAACCGCATCCCAAGGTAAAACCTTATTGATCGTCAGCCATGATACACATCCGATTGCATGGGCTGACAAACATTGGGCACTAACAAAAGGAGGTTTGTATGAGCAGTCACGCAAAGAAAACCGCCAAGCTCTCGCTTAA